CAGAAAAAAGAAATCCCACAGAAAGCTTGGATTGCGTGTCTGTGGGATTTCTAATTCCGTGAGCAAGCGAACTGGGCTTGACTCAATAGTAGGCAAAATCCGTCAGCATCGCGCAGGCTTCCATCATATAGTAGAACAGCCGTTCCTCCTTGTCATCATCCACCGTTTGCCAATCGTTCACCTTGACGACAACCCCGAGAAAATCATCTCCATCAATGGTGAGAGAAGCAAAAAGCTCTGCGACAGGATCGCCGTTCTCATCCACGGCGGCTCGTCCCATGAGCTTGCTGTAGTAAGGCTCCTCTTCATCATCCAGAAAATCATCGATCTCATCCTCATCTTCAGGATCGGTAGCCCAGTCCTCGCGGTCACTGAGAATATAACTTTCAAACCATGTCATCGCGGCCCGGCTTTCTTCGAGAGAGTTATTGCTGCGCGCAAAAATAATCATGGTGATGCCCTCGAAGGGACTGGAGGCTTCGATCAGAGTGTGGCCTTCGCTTTTTTCAATACTCAAGTCGCTTTGCGCCGGAATAGCAATGGAGGCGCCGGTATTCTCTTCTTGATAGACGTCGATGAGCTGTTCATACAAATCGTATAGGGTTGCCCGTTCGCCTTCGTCAAAGGACGCTTCATTTTCCGTTACCAGATCACGAATATACGCTTGCTCTTCTTCGAACATGGTGTCATAGACGTCCTTACAAGTCGCACGGTACTCGTGGGTAAAGACGATGGTATTGCCGTTGTCATCGACAAACGTAAAAGGCTCGTTCTCCGCCAATTCCGCCAGCACCGGATCATTTTCCAAATGCGGATTGTCGGCGCGCAGGCCGCTGTACAGCCGTTCGGAGCTACAGGCGCTGCGAGGAATGGCGGTCGAGCCCTCGCTCAATAATCTGGCAAAATTGCCGGCTGCTGGAATGGCCCAGATAAAACCTTTGCCGTTAATCGGAGGACCGCCGTCAACCAGGCCGACGATGTGTCCCTGAAAAGTCAAGGGCGAGCCGGAATGCGCTTTTCTGATGTTCTTTTCCTCAAACTTAAAAACACTGGTTTTCAAGGTTGGATAATTGCTCTGGCCGTCTGAGCAGAGCGCTTGCGCCAGGGCTGCCGAGTTTCGCTCGAGGCGATTATCCAATTGCTCCAGCGGCACGGCGCGATTGAGCTTGGTTTCTTTCTTATCCATGCGAAACATTTTTTCCGGCGCTTCCCAAAAATTGAGTGGCGTGTCCAACGGAGGATTGCCTGGATAAATTTTCAACGCCGGGATGTTGGGCGGGGGAGAGGCCTGCAAGCGCAGGAGGGCTAAATCAGCCGGTTTATAGGTTTTTTCAATCGCCGCAGAAAATTTTTGGTTTTTCCACACCACGGTTATCGGCGAGCGCCCGGCTACAACGTGAAGCGCGGTGACGATATTGCCCGGATTGCCGTAAGCCACGCCGTAGCCGGAGGCTTTGCCGGCATGCACCAGCACCACGGATTCTTGCTGACCCGCGGCGGGCGAAATCGCCAGCATCAAAGCGAATAACAGGAAGGTAAGTCCGCGAGCACTCAAAAAACGGTAAAGCACTCCTGGTGATTTGGGGAGAGTTGGCACGTGGTTATCTCCTAGAAAAGTTCACGCAAATGCAACACGATGGGTACGTTCACCCATGAGAAATGTGAGGTAGGACATATGGGTGCGACAAACCATGCAAAGAGAAAGATAAGAGAAGGAATCGCACCCAAGGTGACGGTAAAAATTGAACGAACGGAATATACACCGGCTGATTGAGCAAAGCGGGCCGCAAGCCTTGTGATACCGAACAACGGAGATCAGTTGCCGCCGGAGCCACTTTTAATCGGCTCGCCGCGGCTGCGCTTAAATTTAATGTGGCAGGTTTGGTCGCCGTCTGTTCCCGTCACCGTGTCGACTTCTCGTCCGGTGCCTTTATCTATGATCGTCCACACTTCGCCTGGCGCGGTGTTTTGCGTGGATGATAGCTTGGGCGCCAGATCAATGACAAAGTCGCTCCCGCGATTGATGCTGACTTCATACAGGCTCTCGTTCACGAACGTGATATTGCCCTGGGCGTTCGACATGATTCACCTCCTCCGATTAAGTTTTGATATGGAATGTTGCAGAAATATAACTATATTGTCTTGATTCGCAAGACAAATCTCTTGGAGACATGATTCTTGAGCCAGGGCCTTCGGCCATGAGAGTATTCTTCGCTTCCCTCATTCGTTTAAGCGGGCTATTGAGTTGGACAGTTTTGTCCGCCCAGTCTTTATTGCCGGTCTCGGACGATCAACTTCGATTTGAGCGGCTTTCCGTAGAGCAGGGACTCTCGCAGAACACGGTGCAGTGTATCCTGCAGGATCGCCGCGGCTTCATGTGGTTCGGCACGCAAGACGGCCTGAATAAATATGACGGCTATGCGTTTACTGTCTACAAACCGGATCCTCAGGACCCGCAAAGCCTAAGCAGCACGCGAATAGAATCGCTTTTCGAAGATCACACCGGAACACTCTGGGTCGGTACGGATGGCGGCGGCCTAAATCAATTCGACGCAGCCAGCGAGACCTTCAGGAATTATCAACACGATCCGAAAAATCGGCAGAGCTTGAGCAATAACCATGTTCTGACGATTTATGAAGATCGTGCTGGAACGCTTTGGATTGGTACGGAAAAAGGACTCAATCGCTTCGATCGTACGATGGGAGCCTTTAAACGATATCAAAACGATGCCAACAATCCAGAAAGCCTCGGCCACAATTCCGTCAGCTCGCTTTATGAGGACGAGGCGGGAGTGCTCTGGATTGGCACTTGGGGCGGCGGCCTTTCGCGTTTGAATCCTGCCGATCGAGAAGAAGGGACATTCGTTCATTGCCGGCACGATCCCGGCAACCGCCAAAGTCTGAGCGACAATGTCGTCAGAGCCATCGCAGGAGATCTGCAAGGAACGCTTTGGATTGCTACCAAGTCCGGGCTTTCTTGCCTGAGACGCGAGAATCGCGACACAGGAATTTTTCAGCGCTATCAATTTGATTCGAACAATCCTTCAGGTCTGAGTCATGACGACGTTTGGCCGGTTTATGTGGATCGCAACGGCGCGCTCTGGATTGGAACATATGGCGGAGGGCTTAGCCGCTTTGATGCGGCCACGCAAAGCTTCCGGCATTATCAGCATGACCCGCAAAACCCGTTTAGCTTGGGCAGCAATGAGGTTTATGCGATTCGTGAAGATCAATCCGGCGCGATTTGGATCGGCACGCGAGACGGCGTCAGCCGCGTTGATCGAACGCCGTTATCCTTCCGTCATTACCAGCATGATCCCAAGAATCCTCGCAGCTTGAGCGACAATTCCATCTGGACGATTTATGAAGATCGCGCCGGAAATGTTTGGATTGGCACGATGAGCGGCGGACTTAATTTGTTTGATCGCATCACTGAAACCTTCACGCATTATCAAAACGACCCGAAGGATTCTCGCAGCTTAAGCAACAACTCGGTGTGGACCGTTTATGAAGATCGCGCCGGTGATTTATGGATCGGCACACGAGGCGGGCTTTCGCGTATGAGCCGCGATGCCCGCGGCCAGGCGCGCTTTCGCAACTATCAACGCGATTCCAAGTCTCTTCAGGGTTTAAGCCACAATTGGGTGACCTCGATTCACGAAGATCGCGCCCGATCAGGGGTGCTCTGGCTTGGCACGTGGGGCGGCGGACTCAATCGCTTCGACCGCGCCACAGAAACGTTCCGGCATTTTCGCAATGATGCCAATAATTCCCGCAGCATCAGTTCGAATGCGATCTGGTTGATTCATGAAGATCGAGCAGGAAGAGTATGGATTGCGACGGAAGCCGAGGGCCTCGATGAATTTGATCCCGCCACCGAAGCCTTCCGGCATTATCAACATGATCCCAAGAACCCGAATAGCCTGAGCAATAATTCGATCTGGTCGATTCATGAAGATGACGACGGCGTGTTGTGGATTGGCACGCGAGCGGGGCTAAACCGGTTCGATCCCCAAACGGAAACATTCAAACATTATCGCGAAAAAGACGGTTTGCCCAATGAAGTGATTTATGGCATCCTGGGTGACGAGCACGGCCATCTTTGGTTGAGCACCAACAAAGGCCTATCCAAATTCGATCCCCAAGCCGAAACCTTTCGCAACTATGATGTGCATGATGGCCTGCAGAGCAACGAATTCAACGCTGATGCGGCATTTCGAAGCCGCAACGGCGAATTGTTTTTTGGGGGAATCAACGGCTTCAATGTGTTTCTTCCGGAGAGCGTGCGGGACAATCCTTACATTCCGCCTATAGTCGTCACGGGCTTAAAACGGTATAACACCGACGTTACCGGCGGCGCCGCGCTCACGGAAAAGGGAATAGCCGCAACGTCGCACATTTCTTTGACCTACAAGGATGAGATTCTCTCGTTTGAAGTGGCGGCGCTCAATTTTCGAAATAGCGCGAAAAACCAGTATGCCTATAAGCTGGAAGGATTGCATGATCGTTGGTTTCAACTCGGCGCCAAACGGGAAATCACTTTCACCAATCTTGATCCCGGCGACTATACGCTGCGCGTGAAAGGTTCAAATAACGACGGTGTGTGGAACGAGGAAGGCGCGGCGCTGCACCTCACCATCACGCCGCCGTGGTGGCGGACGAAATGGATGTATGCGTTTTACGCGGCCCTGGGCCTGGGTTTTCTCTTTGCCGCCAGAAGGTTCGAGCTGAATCGGCGTGAACAGAAGGCCAGAATCCGAGAATCTGAATTGCACGCGCAGGCGGCAGAAGCGCAAGCCAAGGCCCTGCAAGCGGAGAACGAACGCAAAGAATTGGAGCTGCAAAAAGCCGCCGAGTTGAAGGTGGCTTATGAGGCTTTGGGAAAAGCGCACGAGCATTTGCAGGCGACACAACAGCAGCTTATTACCCAGGAAAAACTGGCTTCGTTGGGCCAGCTCACCGCCGGCATCGCGCACGAGATCAAAAACCCGCTGAACTTTGTGAATAATTTTGCCGCGTTATCAGTAGAACTGGCGGCAGAGTTGCATGAGGAAATTGCAAAGATTATCGATAGTGGCGCAAATATCGCCGATCGCGACCAGCGCGCCGCGATCGAGGAAATTCTTGCCGCGTTGATGCAGAACGCGGAAAAAATCAATCATCACGGCAAGCGCGCCGACAGCATCGTGAAGAGCATGATGCAGCACGCGCGCGGGTCTTCCCATCAGCGCGAAAGCGCGAATATCAACGCGTTGCTGGAGGGTGCGGTGAATCTCATGTATCACGGCTTGCGGGCGAATGATGCTTCGTTCAATATTACCATTGAGAAGGATTACGATGAATCGATCGGCGAGTTGGAGGTGGCGCCGCAGGATTTGAGCCGGGTGTTCTTGAACGTCTTGAACAATGCCGCTTACGCCGCACATCAAAAGAAGAAAATCTCTCCCCAGAATTTTTCGCCAACATTGTCTGTCGCAACCAGAAATTTGAATGGTAAAGTCGAAGTCCGCATTCGCGACAACGGCAATGGCATTCCCAAAGATATTTGCGAGAAAATTTTTACGCCTTTCTTTACGACGAAACCGGCCGGTCAGGGCACCGGCTTGGGATTGTCGATCAGCTACGATATCATCGTGCAGCAACATCGCGGGCAGATCGAGGTGAAAAGTGAAGAAGGGCTTTTCACCGAATTTGTGATCAGCTTGCCAAAAGCAGAATGAATCCATCCTGCCCGTGTGACCCTCGCATCGCTGTTCCTGCCTGTTTTGGCACAAACTCTCCCAATCACTTTCCCGAGTTTCAGACACACGTGCAGACGTGCCGCCACGCTCTGTAGGCCTATAAAATTAGGCTGTGAAGACGTCCGGCCAAATTTTGTGTGCTCGGGCTTACGCACGCAAAAATCAAAATTTTTGCACAGATCGTTCTCGGTGTG
The Cytophagia bacterium CHB2 genome window above contains:
- a CDS encoding GHKL domain-containing protein, encoding MILEPGPSAMRVFFASLIRLSGLLSWTVLSAQSLLPVSDDQLRFERLSVEQGLSQNTVQCILQDRRGFMWFGTQDGLNKYDGYAFTVYKPDPQDPQSLSSTRIESLFEDHTGTLWVGTDGGGLNQFDAASETFRNYQHDPKNRQSLSNNHVLTIYEDRAGTLWIGTEKGLNRFDRTMGAFKRYQNDANNPESLGHNSVSSLYEDEAGVLWIGTWGGGLSRLNPADREEGTFVHCRHDPGNRQSLSDNVVRAIAGDLQGTLWIATKSGLSCLRRENRDTGIFQRYQFDSNNPSGLSHDDVWPVYVDRNGALWIGTYGGGLSRFDAATQSFRHYQHDPQNPFSLGSNEVYAIREDQSGAIWIGTRDGVSRVDRTPLSFRHYQHDPKNPRSLSDNSIWTIYEDRAGNVWIGTMSGGLNLFDRITETFTHYQNDPKDSRSLSNNSVWTVYEDRAGDLWIGTRGGLSRMSRDARGQARFRNYQRDSKSLQGLSHNWVTSIHEDRARSGVLWLGTWGGGLNRFDRATETFRHFRNDANNSRSISSNAIWLIHEDRAGRVWIATEAEGLDEFDPATEAFRHYQHDPKNPNSLSNNSIWSIHEDDDGVLWIGTRAGLNRFDPQTETFKHYREKDGLPNEVIYGILGDEHGHLWLSTNKGLSKFDPQAETFRNYDVHDGLQSNEFNADAAFRSRNGELFFGGINGFNVFLPESVRDNPYIPPIVVTGLKRYNTDVTGGAALTEKGIAATSHISLTYKDEILSFEVAALNFRNSAKNQYAYKLEGLHDRWFQLGAKREITFTNLDPGDYTLRVKGSNNDGVWNEEGAALHLTITPPWWRTKWMYAFYAALGLGFLFAARRFELNRREQKARIRESELHAQAAEAQAKALQAENERKELELQKAAELKVAYEALGKAHEHLQATQQQLITQEKLASLGQLTAGIAHEIKNPLNFVNNFAALSVELAAELHEEIAKIIDSGANIADRDQRAAIEEILAALMQNAEKINHHGKRADSIVKSMMQHARGSSHQRESANINALLEGAVNLMYHGLRANDASFNITIEKDYDESIGELEVAPQDLSRVFLNVLNNAAYAAHQKKKISPQNFSPTLSVATRNLNGKVEVRIRDNGNGIPKDICEKIFTPFFTTKPAGQGTGLGLSISYDIIVQQHRGQIEVKSEEGLFTEFVISLPKAE
- a CDS encoding trypsin-like peptidase domain-containing protein — its product is MPTLPKSPGVLYRFLSARGLTFLLFALMLAISPAAGQQESVVLVHAGKASGYGVAYGNPGNIVTALHVVAGRSPITVVWKNQKFSAAIEKTYKPADLALLRLQASPPPNIPALKIYPGNPPLDTPLNFWEAPEKMFRMDKKETKLNRAVPLEQLDNRLERNSAALAQALCSDGQSNYPTLKTSVFKFEEKNIRKAHSGSPLTFQGHIVGLVDGGPPINGKGFIWAIPAAGNFARLLSEGSTAIPRSACSSERLYSGLRADNPHLENDPVLAELAENEPFTFVDDNGNTIVFTHEYRATCKDVYDTMFEEEQAYIRDLVTENEASFDEGERATLYDLYEQLIDVYQEENTGASIAIPAQSDLSIEKSEGHTLIEASSPFEGITMIIFARSNNSLEESRAAMTWFESYILSDREDWATDPEDEDEIDDFLDDEEEPYYSKLMGRAAVDENGDPVAELFASLTIDGDDFLGVVVKVNDWQTVDDDKEERLFYYMMEACAMLTDFAYY